One genomic region from Methanocaldococcus fervens AG86 encodes:
- a CDS encoding DUF2283 domain-containing protein: MIFLFDFDENGDVIGIEILYLLRKKKIIKESVIKRLNTVGLKEGEVTIG; encoded by the coding sequence ATGATATTTTTATTTGATTTTGATGAAAATGGGGATGTTATTGGGATTGAAATCCTTTATTTATTGAGAAAGAAAAAAATTATTAAAGAATCAGTTATTAAGAGACTAAATACTGTTGGATTAAAAGAGGGAGAAGTTACCATAGGATAA